A segment of the Synechococcus sp. CBW1002 genome:
CGGCATGCATCCCAGGGAAGGGACGAACGCTCATGGCCATCAGGATCGGCATCAACGGCTTCGGCAGGATCGGGCGTCTGGTGTTTCGCCGCGCCTGCCAGCTCGATGACGTGGAGGTGGTGGCGATCAACGACCTGATCGATGTGAACTACATCGCCTACATGCTTCGTTACGACTCCACCCACGGCCGCTTCGGCGGATCGGTGGAGGTACAGAACGGCCAGCTGGTGGTGGATGGCAAGGCGATCCGCATCACCGCCGAGCGCGATCCCGCCAACCTGCGCTGGAGCGAGGTGGGTGCCGACTACGTGCTCGAATCCACCGGCTTCTTCCTCACCGATGAGGCCGCCCGCGCCCACCTACGCGCCGGCGCCAGGCGGGTGGTGCTGTCTGCCCCGTCGAAAGACGACACGCCGATGTTCGTGATGGGGGTGAACCACACCACCTACGCGGGCCAGGAGATCGTGTCGAACGCCTCCTGCACCACCAACTGCCTGGCGCCCCTGGCCAAGGTGATCCACGACAACTTCGGCATCGCCGCCGGGTTGATGACCACGGTGCACGCCACCACCGCCACCCAGAAAACGGTAGATGGCCCCTCGGTGAAGGACTGGCGGGGCGGCCGCGGCGCCGGCCAGAACATCATTCCCTCCTCCACCGGTGCCGCCAAGGCGGTGGGCCGGGTGATCCCGGCCTTGAACGGCAAGCTCACCGGCATGGCCTTCCGGGTGCCCACCCCGAACGTGTCGGTGGTGGACCTCACCGTGAACCTGGAGCGACCCGCCAGCTACGACAGCATCAAAGCGGCCGTGAAGGCCGCCTCGGAAGGGGAGCTGGCCGGCATCCTCGGCTACACGGAGGATGAGGTGGTGTCCACGGATTTCCTGGGGCAGTCGTGCACGTCGATCTTCGATGCCAAGGCCGGCATCCCCCTCACCGATACCTTCGTGAAGCTGGTGAGCTGGTACGACAACGAGTGGGGCTATTCCTGCAAGTGCCTCGACCTGATGCGCCACATGGCCACGGTGTGAGGGGGCCAGGCTCCTGACGGTGTGAAGTCAGGGCGGGTCGGTGAGGAACCACTGCTGCACCAGGCCCGGATCACCGCTGCTGGCATCCCCGCCGGCGGTGATCACGGCCAGGTAGTGCCCGGCGGCATTCACCCAGAGAAAGCGGCAGAAGCCCTGCCCCGTGCTGGAACAACCCCAGGCCTCGGGATGGTCGCGGCAGCGCCGGTCGTCCGGCAGGCAGCCCTCGGCCGCCGCCGGAGCCGGCACCCGCCGCCAACCCGCCGCCGCCAGCCGCTGGGCGGCGCCGGGGTAGGACTGGCCGGCCTGCAGGGGAAAGCTCAGGTCGCGGCCGGTGATCGGCGTTGACCACAGCGTCGCCAGCAGCAGCACCCCAACCAGGCTCGCGCCAAGCCGGATCAGGGAAACCCGGCTCCGCCCCAGGCGGCCTGCGAGCGGCCAGTTCTGTCGCGTCCTGCGGGAATGGGGCATCGCGAACGCAGTGGCAGGCCTCACGGGTTTCAACCATGCCAATGCCGGAAGCTCAGCACCGCTGCCGCCACTGTGCCCTGATCCCGCCGTAGCGTTCATCAAGGGTGGCACTGTCGGTGGCGATCCATTGCCCTTGATCCCTAAGAGTTTGCGGAAAAACCGCCTGAGAAGCAGCGTTTTTCCCTCCTGAGAGCTGGTGCAGCTCATTTCGGTCTGGTTTTCAGAGTTTCAGCGGCTCAGAGCTCCCCTTTTGGTGTGTTTTGCCCCTTTGGGGCTCCCTGATCACTGCCGTCTGGGCACACTTCTGGGCAACCACCTGTTCACGCCGCCGCCATCGCCGGTTTGAGCAGGTTGCCCAGGCGGATCAGGTTGTAGGCGATCACATTCAGGCCGAACACCGCACTCACCTTCTCGGTGCCGCGCAGCTTGAACTGGCGCAGACCTCCCCACTGTTTGATCCAGCCAAACACCTTCTCGATGCCGCGGCGGGCATGGATCGACTTGGCGTAGCCCACGTGGCGGGTGGTGCGGCCATCGATGGCGGAACCACCAGATCGGGCGGTGTTCTGCACCACGTGCGGCGTCACGCCGATGCGGCGCATCTCGGCGACAAAGCCCCTGGTGTCGTAGTGCTTGTCGGCACCGATGGTTTTCTGGTGGGCACCGGGACGATCCGCGGCCATGGCTTTGGCGGCATCCCGCTCCCCGGTGCCCGTGGCTTGCGTGACCTTGCAATCGACGATCAGGGCATGGCGGTTGTCCATGAGCACATGACCCCGGTAGCTCGGTTGAGCCGGGTGGGCGTTGGATTTCCGGGCCAGCAAGGCGTCGGGATCACTGCCGGAGCGGTGGGTCTTGTTGCTGAGCTTGATGCCTCGGAAATCCCCTTTCGCTCGCTTCTTGCCGGGCTTTGGAGCGCCAAAACCCTCGCCAGGGCCTGACGGCGGTGGCGGCGGATCGTCCTGCCCATCGATCCGCTCCAGTGAGGCATGGGAGGCCCAGGCCTGCAGCAAGGTGCCATCGACGGAGAAGTGCTCGTCACTGAGCAGCGGCTTGACCTCCGGAGCACCCATCAGCTTCTCCAGGAACTTCCCCATCACCTGCTCGTTCAGCAGCCGCTCCCGGTTTTTTGTGAATGTGGTGGGATGCCAGATCGGATCATCTGGGCTCAGCCCCACAAACCAGCGGAACAGCAGGTTGTAGTGGAGCTGCTCGAGCAGCAACCGCTCCGAGCGGATGCCGTAGAACGCCTGCAGCAACGAGGCCAGCAGCAGTTGCTCCGGCGGCACTGATGGCCGGCCTTCTGCGGCGTACAGATCACAGAAGGTGGGATTGAGGCGATCGAGGGCCTGATCGGCCAGCTTGCGGATCCGCCGCAGCGGATGGCCGGCCGGGATCCGATCCTCAATCGACACGTAGGAGAACAGGGAGCCGCTGCGCTCCCGTTGACCTCGCATCTGGGCTGGACAGCTGGCCCATTCTCGCAGAGATGGCCGGGTTTTTCAGCAAACTCCTAACCCCTGATCTGTGGCCTGGGCCCTCCAGCCAATCCTGCGTGTGATCCAGCCATGTCCGCTCCCGATGCCCTCACCAGCAACCTGTTCAACTCCATCCTCTGGAGCTGGAATTATGTGGGCATCGACAGCGACACGGGCCGGACGATCCGGGCGAGCGGCCAGTTCCTGAGCGACATTGATCCCGACTCCCAAGACTTCTACGCCATCCAGCGGATCCAGGGCAGTCGCAACCGCGTCCGGATTGATGGACTGTGGCCGGCGGGGAAGGCCATTCCCGGCAACATCGATCCGATCACCGGCGAGCCCTACAACGGCGACAACCGGATCCGGCAGAACGATGACGACAGGGAGAGGGCGCAACTCACCAGTGCCGGATTTCAATTTTCTCTGCGTGATGGCACGTTCGCGAACGTGTTCTTCGCCGGCTTCCTGGAGCCGCCCATCACCCTGGAATTTTTCTCCGCACCGCCCTACCCGATCGGTCCGGTCGCTCCGAACAGCGAAGACCCCGTGATCTTCCGGGCCACGCCACTGTTCGGCTTCTGAGCGAAGAGCCCTGCGATGGCCTTTCGGCTGAGCATGGCCTATCACCAGACCATGGCCTTTCGTCTGAACCATGGCCCTGCGTCTGAAACGGCGTATCCGTTCAGGGGCCGTGACGCAGCAGCGCAGCATTCCACCCCTGATCGTTGATCAACGAGCAACCACAGACACCACGATCGATGACGGCCGGCTCAGGGATTCGGCAACAGCGATGGCATCTCACCGCCGCGATGATGGGCGATCAAGGCCTGCTCCAGGAACTGCCAGATATCACGGCCCTGTTGCCGCAGGCTGGTGGTGACCGTGAGCAGCCTGCTGCGGCAGATCGCACCCTGGCGGGATTGGACGCCATGGCTGATCTTGCGCTGAATCACCGAATGGCGCAGGGCACGCTCGGCTGCGTTGTTGGTGGGCTCGATCCCTTCAATCTCCAGGAAGGTCCAGAGGCCATCGCTCACTTGCAGCAACTGATGGCAGGTACGCACCGTCTTGGCCCACGGCGTTCGCTCGCCGCGCTGGCAGCCCAGCTCCACAACCCGCTGCAGCGTGCCCACAAACGCCTGGCGGATCGGCCGACAGCCCTGCTGCAACGTGGACCAGTCGATCGTTCCGTCTTTGTAGCGGTGCCACTGGGCAAACAGCTGCTGCTGCAGGCCCAGCAGCTCCGCTCCAATCTCACCGCTGGCGCCCTGACGGTCAGCGATGGCAGTGAGATCGCGGATCACGTGCGCCCAGCACAGCTGGCGCTGCTCCAGCGGGAGATGGTTGTAGGCGGAGAAGCGGTCGCTCACCACAATTCCGCCAAAGGCATTCCCGAGCAGGTCGATCGCGGCGGCAGCCGAGCGGCTCAGGCTCTGCAAGAACACTGTCACCCCCATGGCGGTCACCATGACCCACTCCCAGCCGCGCCGGCCATCGGGGTTGCCCCCATCGGCATTACCGGTGGGGGCACCGGTTTCATCGACATAGACCACCGACTGCTGACGGGCAAACGCAAGGGCCTCCTGCATGGGCTGCTCCAGTGCTGCACTCAAGCGCTGGCGGATAGTGGCCATCGCTCCCCGGCTGATCTGTACCCCCAGCAGCTGATCCAGCAGCGCCTGGGTCTTGCTGAAACTCAACGGGAAGGCACTACCCAGCAGACCCACCAGAGCACTGAGCCGGGGACCGTAATGGCTTACTTCCACCTCCGCCGGTAACGAGGCACAGGTGCTGGTGGTACAGCAGGGGCAGACCAGGCGGTGCAGCCGGTGCTCGATCACCAGAGGCGTGATCGGTGGAATCTCGATCACCTGGTGCCTCAAGGGCTCGGGATCCTGACCCTGTAGCAACGTGCCGCAGCGGCGGCAGGCCTGGGGGTGGTGCTCGACCACCTCATCCACCCGCTCGATCGGCAGCAGCTCCGGCCCAGATCCGGGATGGCCCGGCTGGCCGCCGCGCTTGCGGCCACTGCCCTTGCGTCGTTCGGGCGGCTTAAACCCCTGGCCATCACTGGAGGGAGGCTTGGAAGAATTTCGGGAGCTGCGGCCGATCCGCTCGCGCAGATGGGCCAGTTCGGTCGCCAGGGCGGTGAGCTGGATGCGGAGCTGCTCGATCTCCTGTTGCTGCCTCTGGCACTGACTGACCAGCTCAAGAAATCCAGCCTTCACTCCCACCGGGGTGGCGGCCCAATCGGCTTCTGAAATCCCGGCCGGTGGGGTGGTCATCGCAAGGAGTCTCTTACTGAGATGCAACCAGGAATCAAGCCACCGTCAAGGGTTCAGCAAGCCCGATGTTCGTTGCGAGCTGTCCCGACTCCTGAACGGGTACGAAACGGCAACTGCAGCTCTGGCTGCTGGGGCTGCTCGGCCTGCTGCTGGCCATGGGCAGCCTCACGGGCCCTGCGTTGTCCCTGGACAGGAGCTCGGCACCTTCCAGCAATGGGAGCCCGGAACTGCAGGTCTTCGTTCGGCCCGGCTGCCCCCACTGCGCCCAGGCCAAGGCCTTTCTGCCGGCCCTGCAGCGGCAGCGCCCGGAGCTGGTGGTGCGGATCCGATCGATCGACACCGATCCGGCGGCGCTCGCCGATCTGACCCGGTACTCCCAGCAGGCGGGGGTCCAGACGCCGGGGGTTCCCACCTTTGTGATCGACGGCCAGGTGCTGGTGGGGTTCGACAGCCCGCAAGGCCGTGGCCAGGAGCTGCTGGCCCTGGTGAGCCGCGACCAGCCCAGGCTGGACCCCCTGCGGCTGGGCCCCTTCGGGGAGCTGGATGTGGGCCGGCTGGGGCTGCCGCTGTTCACCCTCGCCATGGGCCTGCTGGATGGCTTCAACCCCTGCGCCATGTGGGTGCTGCTGTTCCTGCTCTCCCTGCTTGTGCACTGGCACGACCGGCGCCGCATGGCCCTGGTGGCCGGCACCTTCGTGCTGGTGAGCGGCGCGGTGTATTTCGCCTTCATGGCCGCCTGGCTGAATGTGTTCCTGCTGGTGGGCTGGAGTACCTGGCTGCGGCTGACGCTGGCGGGGCTGGCCTTGGTGGTGGGGATGGTGAACCTGCTGGAAATCCGGCGTGAGGGTCCGGAGTTCACCCTCTCGATTCCGGCCTCCGCCAAACCGGGGCTCTACGCCCGCATGCGCGGGGTGATTCAGAACCAGTCCCTGCTGCCGGCCCTGGCGGCGGT
Coding sequences within it:
- the gap gene encoding type I glyceraldehyde-3-phosphate dehydrogenase, with translation MAIRIGINGFGRIGRLVFRRACQLDDVEVVAINDLIDVNYIAYMLRYDSTHGRFGGSVEVQNGQLVVDGKAIRITAERDPANLRWSEVGADYVLESTGFFLTDEAARAHLRAGARRVVLSAPSKDDTPMFVMGVNHTTYAGQEIVSNASCTTNCLAPLAKVIHDNFGIAAGLMTTVHATTATQKTVDGPSVKDWRGGRGAGQNIIPSSTGAAKAVGRVIPALNGKLTGMAFRVPTPNVSVVDLTVNLERPASYDSIKAAVKAASEGELAGILGYTEDEVVSTDFLGQSCTSIFDAKAGIPLTDTFVKLVSWYDNEWGYSCKCLDLMRHMATV
- a CDS encoding IS5 family transposase, with the protein product MRGQRERSGSLFSYVSIEDRIPAGHPLRRIRKLADQALDRLNPTFCDLYAAEGRPSVPPEQLLLASLLQAFYGIRSERLLLEQLHYNLLFRWFVGLSPDDPIWHPTTFTKNRERLLNEQVMGKFLEKLMGAPEVKPLLSDEHFSVDGTLLQAWASHASLERIDGQDDPPPPPSGPGEGFGAPKPGKKRAKGDFRGIKLSNKTHRSGSDPDALLARKSNAHPAQPSYRGHVLMDNRHALIVDCKVTQATGTGERDAAKAMAADRPGAHQKTIGADKHYDTRGFVAEMRRIGVTPHVVQNTARSGGSAIDGRTTRHVGYAKSIHARRGIEKVFGWIKQWGGLRQFKLRGTEKVSAVFGLNVIAYNLIRLGNLLKPAMAAA
- a CDS encoding IS66 family transposase; the encoded protein is MTTPPAGISEADWAATPVGVKAGFLELVSQCQRQQQEIEQLRIQLTALATELAHLRERIGRSSRNSSKPPSSDGQGFKPPERRKGSGRKRGGQPGHPGSGPELLPIERVDEVVEHHPQACRRCGTLLQGQDPEPLRHQVIEIPPITPLVIEHRLHRLVCPCCTTSTCASLPAEVEVSHYGPRLSALVGLLGSAFPLSFSKTQALLDQLLGVQISRGAMATIRQRLSAALEQPMQEALAFARQQSVVYVDETGAPTGNADGGNPDGRRGWEWVMVTAMGVTVFLQSLSRSAAAAIDLLGNAFGGIVVSDRFSAYNHLPLEQRQLCWAHVIRDLTAIADRQGASGEIGAELLGLQQQLFAQWHRYKDGTIDWSTLQQGCRPIRQAFVGTLQRVVELGCQRGERTPWAKTVRTCHQLLQVSDGLWTFLEIEGIEPTNNAAERALRHSVIQRKISHGVQSRQGAICRSRLLTVTTSLRQQGRDIWQFLEQALIAHHRGGEMPSLLPNP
- a CDS encoding glutaredoxin family protein; the protein is MGSLTGPALSLDRSSAPSSNGSPELQVFVRPGCPHCAQAKAFLPALQRQRPELVVRIRSIDTDPAALADLTRYSQQAGVQTPGVPTFVIDGQVLVGFDSPQGRGQELLALVSRDQPRLDPLRLGPFGELDVGRLGLPLFTLAMGLLDGFNPCAMWVLLFLLSLLVHWHDRRRMALVAGTFVLVSGAVYFAFMAAWLNVFLLVGWSTWLRLTLAGLALVVGMVNLLEIRREGPEFTLSIPASAKPGLYARMRGVIQNQSLLPALAAVAALAVVVNLVELLCTAGLPALYTAVLAQQNLPAAAHYGYLGLYILGYIADDSLMVGLAVVALSSNKLTERTGRLLKLISGVVMVALALVLLLRPGWLL